In one window of Capsicum annuum cultivar UCD-10X-F1 unplaced genomic scaffold, UCD10Xv1.1 ctg1001, whole genome shotgun sequence DNA:
- the LOC124890032 gene encoding ras-related protein RABD2a has translation MNPEYDYLFKLLLIGDSGVGKSCLLLRFADDSYLDSYISTIGVDFKIRTVEQDGKTIKLQIWDTAGQERFRTITSSYYRGAHGIIIVYDITDQESFNNVKQWLSEIDRYASENVNKLLVGNKSDLNDNRAVSYDTAKAFADEIGIPFMEASAKSATNVEQAFMAMAAEIKNRMATQPASNNAKPPTVQIRGQPVNQKSGCCSS, from the exons ATGAATCCCGAATA TGACTACTTGTTCAAACTTCTGTTGATAGGAGATTCAGGTGTTGGAAAGTCATGTCTTCTCCTGAGATTTGCC GATGACTCTTATTTGGACAGCTACATCAGCACAATTGGTGTTGACTTT AAAATACGTACTGTGGAGCAAGATGGGAAGACTATTAAACTTCAAATT TGGGACACTGCTGGACAAGAACGTTTCAGGACAATCACAAGTAGTTACTACCGTGGGGCACATGGCATAATA atagtttatgaTATAACTGATCAAGAAAGCTTCAACAATGTTAAGCAATGGTTGAGTGAAATTGATCGCTATGCAAGCGAAAATGTAAACAAGCTTTTGGTTGGAAACAAGTCTGACTTGAATGATAACCGAGCAGTGTCGTACGATACAGCAAAG GCATTTGCTGATGAAATTGGCATTCCATTTATGGAGGCTAGTGCAAAGAGTGCCACTAATGTTGAGCAAGCTTTCATGGCAATGGCAGCTGAGATAAAGAATAG GATGGCAACACAGCCAGCATCAAACAATGCAAAGCCACCCACCGTGCAGATACGCGGACAACCTGTTAACCAAAAAAGTGGCTGCTGTTCTTCTTAG